A region of the Polaribacter sp. L3A8 genome:
CTTTATATGCTTTTTCTAAACGAGCCATATCTGCCTCGTAAAGGAAAACTTGAGTTTTTAGTACTTCTGTTGCTTCTTTAGCGATAGAAACATCATTACCTAATGCTAAATCTAATAACACATCTACAGAAGGTCCGCCCTTCATGTGTGATAATTGCTCAAAAGCAAAAGAAGTAGAAATTTCTTTTACTAATGATTCTCCTAAAATAATCTCCTTTAAAAATTGAGCTTTCACACCAGCAGCACCGGTTGTTCCAGGTAAAACATTATAGATAAAAAAGTTAAGAGAATCTTCTCTATATTCATTATCTAAATCTTTAATTTGCTCAATAACTTTACTTGTTAATTCTGCACCATCAATTGGCTGCGGATGAAGTCCTTGTTCTTTTCGTTCTTCTATCTGCTTAAGGTAATCTTTATAAATACTCATGAAAGAAATCTTTAGTTACGATACCTTTTTTGATCATATTAATATCAATAGAGATACTGTAAAAGTTGTTTGTAAATTTTAGTGTGACAAACTTACATTTTTTATCTTTAAATTAAAAGATAAATAATAGATTGCAGTAATTAATGAATAAAAAAAAGTTATTTGGTAAAACACTGATTTTTAATCAACAAAATGAAGTTTTTATTGATTAATTATAAAGATTATATAAATATATAGAAAATGCAGACTAATAAGCCGAATCCTGTACCTTAAAAAGGCTCTTATCATTTATCTAGTTCTAAAATTACTCTTAGAATCAATCTGCCTACCCTTTAGAATCGAGCGAGTAGCTCTCAAGCTCTAATTTACATGGCATTGCACCTCATAGAGTTTACCTGGTTTCACTACAGCCTAACTGTACATTCTTTCTGTTGCACTGGTCCTCAGCTCTCGCTGGACGGATGTTATCCGCTATGATACTCTTTGGTGTCCGGACTTTCCTACTTGCATACACAAGTCGATAAGATAAGTCTGCAATTTCTATATTATTTTATAAATCACTCTCTAATCATAAAAAAACCCACTCATAAATGAGTGGGAAAAATTGCTATGAAAAAGAAAAAGTGTTGCTGATTTCTCAACAACACTACAAATATATATTAAATATTAATACAAAAAACTATTTTATAAAAAAATGATTTCTTTTTTTATAAAATTAACATTATTTTATGAAAACATGTCTTTTACTTTTTCGAAAAACGATTTATCTGATTTATTAGGACTCGGTCTAAAGTTCTCACTGTCAGACATTTTATCAAAGAATTGTTTTTGTTCTTTGTTTAACTCTTGCGGTGTCCAAACATTAATATGAATTAAGAAATCTCCTGTACCATAACGTTCTATACTTGGTAAACCTTTTCCTTTTAATCTTAAAATTTTACCAGATTGCGTACCTGCGTCAATTTTAATTTTTACCTTACCTGTAACCGTATCAACTTCTTTGCTAGTTCCTAAAACTGCTTCAGAAAAGTTAACATATAAATCATAATGAATATTAGTTCCTTCTCTCTTTAAAGTTTCGTGTGGTATTTCTTCTATTAAAACCAATAAGTCTCCTGGAATAGAGTTCTTACCAGGTGCTTCATTACCTTTACCACCTACTTTTAATTGAACTCCTTCTGTAACTCCTTCTGGAATATTGATAGAAACGGTTTCTTCTTTAACAATTAAACCTTGTGCATCTGCACCTGCGGGTTTACTATTTATAATTTCTCCTGCACCAGAACAAGTACTACAAGTAGTTGCTGTTTGCATTCTACCTAAAATAGTATTGGTAACACGCATTTGCTGACCAGAACCATTACATGTAGTACATGTTTTATAGGTAACTCCGTCTGCCTGAACTTTACGTCTAACTTTTACTTTCTTTTCTACTCCTTTGGCTATTTCTTCTAAAGTAAGTTTTACACGAATTCGCATATTACTTCCCTTAACTCTAGCTTGTCGTTGGCCTCCACCACCGTTAAAACCACCAAAGCCTCCACCGAAACCGCCGCCTCCGCCGCCAAAGATATCTCCAAACTGACTGAATATGTCATCCATATTCATGCCGCCGCCGCCGAAACCACCGCCTCCACCTTGAGGACCTTCAAAACCAGCATGACCATATTGATCATAGCGTGCTCTTTTGTTTTCGTCACTTAAAACTTCGTAAGCTTCTGCAGCCTTTTTAAAATTTTCTTCAGCAGCTGTATCATCAGGGTTTTTATCTGGATGATATTTAATTGCCATTTTTCTATACCCTTTCTTAATTTCTGCTTGCGTTGCAGATTTTGAAAGACCTAATATTTCGTAAAAATCTTGTTTTGCCATTTTGTTTCAATTATCAATTAACAGTAATCAATGATCAGTGGTAATTGTACATTGTTAATTGTAATTACCTACTGTCCGATTACCACTTTTGGATAACGAATAATTTTATCTCCTAATTTGTATCCTTTTTCTACACAATCAATTACTTTACCTTTTAAATCTTCTGATGGAGCAGGAATTTGTGTAATTGCTTCATGAATTTCGGCATCGAAAGTATCACCAGCATTTGTTTCTACTTTAGAAAGTCCTTTTAACTCTAATGTATTGTAGAATTTCTGATAAATTAATAAAACGCCTTTTCTTAATTCTTCTGCTTCTTTATCTTCTTCAATATGTGTCAGCGCGCGCTCAAAATCATCAATAATTGGCAGTAAAGATGTCATTAATTCTTGTCCAGCAGTTTTAAATAATTCTATTCTTTCTCTAGATGTTCTTTTTTTATAGTTTTCGAACTCAGCAAACAAACGTAAAAACTTATCTTTTTCAGCCTGAAGTAATTCTTCTGTTGTAGGCTCTTCCTTTACAACTTCTGCTTCAACTTCTTGATTTTCTTCTACTTGAACAGTTTCTTGTTCGTTTATTACTTCCTCTTCTTTGATATTATCTTTCTTACCCATTATCTTTGTAGTCGTTAAAATGTCTACTACTAAAAAGCAAAAACGTTGCCAACAAAAAAAAAGTGTCAAACTGACACTTTTTTTTATTTCTTTAAATTTCAACATGCCCCCAATTTTCACCTGTTTTAATTCTATGAATTTGCATGTCTGACACTCCAAACCGTTTGGCAATCATGGTAATTCTGGTTCTTTTATTTTTTAATTGCTTTTTAATTATTTTCACTTTTCCTTCTGTAAGCTTATAATTGGTTTTTTTGTTTTTTTTAGACTCAATAAATACTGGGTTTTTAAATTGATGTAATTCTTTTTCCCTTTTTGTTGCCCATTTTAAGTTTCCTAGCGTATTGTCTGTTTTATCATAATTGATATGTAAGACAAAAACTTGCTCCTCATTTTCTTTTTCTAAAAAATGTTGAGCAACCAATTTATGTACATACCTACTTGTATGCTTATTATTTACTAGTTGTTTTACAGAAATGGTTTCGTAACCATTAATAAAACTCTTTTTTCTTAAAAATTCTTTATCGTCTTTCATATAAAGAACTCTTCCGTGGTTGGAAATCTTAAATTTTTTTACATCAGAAATTTTCTCGTCAAACTTAACATCCTTCCATTCTTCTTTCCACAAACTTCTTATCATAATATAAAAGTATTTTTAAATTAATAAAAAACTTTTTCTTATTCAGCAATTCTTTCAATTTTTGCGCCAATAGATTTTAAACGAGCTTCTATGTTTTCGTAACCTCTATCTATTTGCTCTATGTTATTTATAATACTTGTTCCTTTAGCAGACAATGCAGCTATTAATAAAGAGATGCCTGCTCTAATATCTGGCGATGTCATTTTGGTTGCTTTTAACGAGCTTTCAAAATTCATACCAATTACTGTTGCTCTATGAGGATCACACAAAATTACTTTTGCGCCCATATCAATCAATTTATCAACAAAAAACAAACGGCTTTCAAACATCTTTTGATGAATTAAAACGGTTCCTTTTGCTTGTGTTGCTATTACTAAAACAATACTTAGCAAATCTGGAGTAAAACCAGGCCAAGGTGCATCTGCAACGGTTAAAACAGAACCATCTATAAAATTCTGAATTTCATAAGATTCTTGTGCAGGAATATAAATATCGTCTCCTTTTCTTTCTAATTGTATTCCTAATTTTCTAAATACGTTAGGTATTTGTCCTAAGTTTTCCCAACTAACATCTTTTATGGTTAATTCAGACCTTGTCATTACTGCAACACCAATCCAAGAACCAATTTCAATCATATCTGGTAAAACTCTGTGCTCGCAACCACCAAGTGCATCAACTCCTTCTATAATTAATAAGTTAGAGCCTACTCCAGATATTTTTGCGCCCATAGAGTTCAACATTTTACATAATTGTTGAATATAAGGTTCGCAAGCAGCATTGTAAATTTTTGTAGTTCCTGTTGCTAAAACAGCTGCCATTAAAATATTAGCGGTTCCGGTTACAGAAGCTTCATCTAATAACATTTCTACACCATGTAATTCTTCTGCTTCTACTCCGTAAAAATGTTCTTCTTTATTATAACGGAATTTTGCGCCTAATCTTATAAATCCTTCAAAATGCGTATCTAAACGTCTACGTCCTATTTTGTCTCCTCCTGGTCTTGGAATATATCCTTTACCAAAACGAGCTAAAAGCGGACCTACAATCATAATTGAACCACGTAAAGAACTTCCGTCTCTTTTAAAATCTGCAGATTCTAAGTATTTTAAATTCACTTCATCCGCTTGAAAAGCGTAAGAATTGCTACCTAGTTTTTCTACTTTTACACCTAATTCTCCAAGAATAAAAATTAATTTGTTTACATCAATAATATCCGGAACATTGTTTATTACAACTCTTTCTGGCGTTAATAAAACGGCACAAAGTATTTGTAAAACTTCATTTTTTGCGCCTTGTGGAGTAATGGTTCCGTTTAATTTATGACCGCCTTCAATTTTAAATGATGCCATATACTAGTATCTTTTTCTATTTTTATTCTGATTATTATGCTGTGGTTTCTTGTATGTTGTTTTAGAGGTACTTGTACCTTGCCCTTGTGTACGTGGTTTTCTTAAAAGGTTTTTACTTTCAGAAAGTTCTTCTTCACTATTTCTTAAATCTAACTTACCATCAGATAAGTCGTATAAATGCTTAAAAATTACAGCATCATCAACAGTATCTTTGTTCCAATTTAAGTAACACTTTTTCATGTGGTTTGCAATGGTAAAAACCAAAGCTTCTTTTTTATCACCATCTTCCCAACTTAAAGCAATATCTATCATGGTTTGAATATTGTTACCGTAGTAACGATATCTAGATGCCGATTTTGGATAAGGCAACCCTTCTGGTTTTTCTTGTAATTCTTCTTTTGATGGTTGTGGGTATGGAGATTCTACATCTAATTTAAAATCTGCCATAATATATAACTGATCCCAAAGTTTGTGTTTAAAATCTGGAACATCACGTAAATGTGGTTGCAAATTACCCATAACATCTACAATAGCTCTCGCCATTTTATCGCGTTCATCTTTAGTTTCTAAAGCAAGGCAATGGTCTACTAATTTTTGTATATGTCTGCCGTATTCTGGTATTATCATTAACGGTCTTTCTGAATTATATTCTAAATCGAATGTCATTTGTTTATTTTTGAGAAGTGTTCTCCATAAATTACGCATAAAAACGTAACTCTAGAACTGACAAATTATAGTTTGTAGTTATTTAACGTTGCAAAATAACAATTTATTTTTAGTTTTAGGAATGTTTTTAACCAATCACTTTTAATTTAGCAAATTGTAGCAACAATTTCTTCTTACCAACAGTACCAAATTTAATTTCTGCTTTCTTATTTGGACCATTTCCTTCTAGCGCAATTACTTCTCCTCTACCAAATCTATTGTGTTCTACAAAGTTACCAACAACAATATTTCTATCAAATAAATTAGCTTGAGAGGTTGCTTGAGATACTTTTTTTAAGTTTTTAGGAATTATAATTTCTTTCTTTTTTACCAAATCACGTTCCATTTTTTTACGCTGAATTGGTTTTTGAAAACGAATTCCTTTTGGTGCGTCATCAAAAATACTTTTATCAACAAAATTATTTATTGCTGGATTGGTACTTTTTGGTGTAATATAGTTTAGATATTGATCATCTATTTCTTCTAAAAACCTACTTGGTTCTGCATCTACCAATTTACCCCATCTATAACGAGTTTGCGCATAACTTAAATACGCTACTTTTTCTGCTCTTGTTATTGCCACATAAAACAACCTACGCTCCTCTTCTAACTCACTTCGTGTATTCATACTCATTGCAGAAGGAAATAAATTTTCTTCTAAACCAACAATGTACACATACATATACTCTAATCCTTTAGATTGGTGAATGGTCATTAAAGAAACAGAGGGTTTGTCATCGTCTTTTTTAGCATCAAAATCTGTAGCCAACGCCACATCTTCTAAAAAAGTAGTTAAAGAAGTGTCTCCACCTTCTTCTATTTTATCAGTAATAAAATCTTTAATTCCGTTTAAAAGTTCTTGAACATTTTCTACTTTACTAACAGCTTCTGGCGTTCCGTCTTTTTCTAAATTTTTTATTAATTGTGCCTTTTTTACAACCGTTTCTGCAATTTCGAATGCATTTTTTGTTTGCGATTCTATTTGCAAACTTTGCATCATATCCATAAAATTACGAAGCTTATTTTTAGTTCCGGCATTTATTTTTAAATCGATTTTATCAATGTATTTTATAACATCAAAAATTGATTTTTTATAATGATTTGCAGCTATTGTTAACCTATCTATAGTTGTTGCGCCAATTCCACGGGCAGGATAATTGATAATTCTCTTTAACGCTTCTTCATCATTTGGGTTGATTAAAATACGTAAATAAGATAAAATATCTTTAATTTCTTTTCTTTGATAAAAGGAAATTCCACCATAAATTTTATAGTCAATTCCTTTTTTACGTAACGCATCTTCAATGGCTCTAGATTGCGAGTTTGTTCTATATAAAACACAAAAATCATCTGGTGTTAATTGATGATTCATTTGGTTTTCCCAAATAGATTGTGCTACAAAACGCCCTTCTTCTCCATCAGAAATTGTGCGCATTACATTTATGGCATCTCCAGGATCATTAGACGTCCAAACTTCTTTGTCTAATTTTGTTTTATTTTTTTCGATTACAGAGTTTGCTGCGTTTACAATATTACTTGTAGAACGATAATTTTGCTCTAGTTTAAAGGTTTTAACATCCGGATAATCTTTCTGGAAATTTAATATATTCTGAATATTTGCCCCCCTAAAACTATAAATACTTTGAGAATCGTCTCCAACAACACAAATGTTTCCAAATTTATCTGCCAAGGCTCTAACAATGATATATTGAGAGTGATTTGTATCTTGATACTCATCTACCATAATATATCTAAAACGATCTTGGTATTTTGCCAACGTTTCTGGAAAACGTGCTAATAACTCGTTGGTTCTTAATAATAAATCATCAAAATCCATTGCACCTGCCTTAAAACATCTATCTACATACGCTCTATAAATATGGCCAACTTCTGGCCTACTTGCATGTAAATCTGCTTCTTGCAAATCTGCATTATTAAAATACGCCTTAACCGTAATTAAACTGTTTTTAAAAGAAGAAATTCTCCCTAAAATCTGTTTTGGCTTGTATTGTTCTCTATTTAAATTCTTCTCTTTAATAATTGCAGATATTAAACGAACAGAATCTTGCGAATCGTAAATTGTAAAATTGGTTGGAAAACCTAATTTATCTGCTTCGGTACGTAAAATTCTTGCAAAAACAGAGTGAAAAGTCCCCATCCACAAGTTTCTTGATTCACTATTACCAACAACTCCAGCAATTCTCGCCTTCATTTCTTTGGCTGCTTTGTTGGTAAATGTTAGCGATAATATGTTAAATGAATCTACACCTTGCTGCATTAAATGCGCTATTCTGTAGGTTAATACACGTGTTTTACCAGAACCTGCACCCGCAATAATAATCATAGGACCATCTTTTTGTAAGACAGCTTGTTTTTGTGCTTCGTTTAAAGAATCTAAATATGTGCTCAATAGTTTATTTTGAAAGAATTTAAAACCGTGAAATTAACCAAACTATTCGTTTCTAAAAAAGAAGAAGCTTCATTTTTATCAACAAATTATAAATGAAAAACCTTATTTTATCTGCCTATAAGCAGATAAATACAATTATCTGCCCTAAGACAGATAATTAAAAATATCTGCTCTAAGGCAGATAATATTGCAATTTAGCATAATAAATGATATCTTAGCTAAAATTTATAGTAATAATGACAAGTATTTTAACAGGTGATATTATCGATTCTAGAAAACAAGACGATCATTTTTGGTTAAAAACCTTAAAAGAAACGTTAGCTACTTTTGGCGAATCGCCTAAATATTGGCAGGTTTACAGAGGAGATAGCTTTCAATTGGAAATAGAAAATTGCGAAAATGCATTTTATGCGGCTTTAAAATTAAAATCTCACCTAAAATCTACAGAAGATATTGATGTAAGAATCGGTATTGGTATTGGGGAAAAAGAATTTAATATGGCAGAAATTACAGCTTCTAATGGTGAAGCTTTTATAAATTCTGGCTATGCTTTTGATACGTATTTAAAAAAGCAAACAATTGCCATAAAAACCCCTTGGCACGAAATTGATGAAGAATTAAATATTGCTTTTGATTTGGCTTTATTAACGATGGATTCTTGGACAAAAAATTCTGCAGAAGTTTTTAAACTGTCTTTAGAGTCAGAAAATATTACTCAAAAAGAAATTGCTTCTATTTTAGGGATCACCCAAGGGCGAGTAAGCGAAAGACAGAAGCGTTCTGGTTTTGAATCTGTGATGAAACTAGAAAAACGTTTTAGAAAATTAATCCATCAGAAAACACAATTATAAAATGTTCTTATTTTTAAAATTTTTGTTAGCACATATTTTAGGTGATTTTGTTTTTCAACCAGAAAAATGGGTTAAAAACAAGGAGGAAAAGAAAGTAAAATCGGTAAAACTATATTATCATATTGGTATTCATGCCCTTTTGTTATTACTTGTTTTATTATTCAATTTACAAGAATATTGGTTGGGATTTCTACTAATTGTTGTTTCTCATTATTTAATTGATGTTCTAAAATTATATCTTCAGAAAAAGAAAACAAAACGAATTTGGTTTTTTATTGATCAAGTTTTGCACCTTATTGTATTGGTAATGGCAACTTCATTATATATTGATTTTCAATTGCCATCAGAAAACATCATAACAGAAAAAGGTTTGTTATTATTGACTTTTTTATTGCTTGTTATTTTTGTTTCTGCTATTATCATCAAAATAATTATTACACAATGGAATCCTGAAAGTAAAAAAGAAAATGATGATTCTCTTGCCAAAGCCGGACGCTATATTGGTATTTTAGAACGTTTATTTGTTTTTACGTTTGTAATTACCAACCACTGGGAAGCTATTGGCTTTTTATTGGCTGCTAAATCGGTTTTTAGATTTGGAGATTTAACTTCATCTAAAGACAGAAAACTAACAGAATATATTTTAATTGGTACTTTATTAAGTTTTGGCTTTGCTATCTTTTTAGGAGTTCTATATTTGTACGTATTAAATTTACTTTAGTTTATGGAAGACAAATTAATAGAAAGTATTGTATATATTTTACCTGCCGCAGTTACAGGTTTGGTTAGCTATTATATGTTTAACAGGCTTATAGCACAACAAAAGCCTAAAAGTAAAATGGAGATTCTAGCTCAAAAAAACAAAGATACTTTGCCTATAAAATTACAGGCTTATGAGCGTATGTTGTTGTTTTGTGAACGTATTAACCCTGTTAAGATGTTAGTTAGAATTAAACCTATTTCTGATGATACACACGATTATTTACAGTTATTAATTGCCAATGTAGAACAAGAGTTTGAACACAACTTAGTGCAACAAATTTATATTTCTAATGATACTTGGACTGCTATTCTAGCAACCAAAAGTAGTGTAATTAACAAATTAAGACAAGTTGCAGAAACCTCTAAATCTGCAAACGAATTACGAGAAAATGTTATAATACATTACTCTAAAACATTACCACCTACAGACACGCCTATTTCGTTTATTAAAAACGAAGTGAAAAAACTCTTATAAATAAAAAAGCTCCTCTTATAAAATTCTAAGAGGAGCTTTTAATTCAATTTCCTTTTTCAAAAGATCTTTATTAATTAAAATATATTTTAGAAGCACCTAATGCAACACTCTTAGTTTGTGTTCTTGTTTTAGTTGCAATATCAAATACATTAAGCGTACTTAAATCTTTAAAATTTGCATTTAAAGTAAATAATGAATTACCTTCTACCTCAATACCGTATAAGAAACCTTCTACAGTAACTATTTCTGCTGTAGATAAACTAGTAGCATCTGTATCTATAGAATAAATATTATTCCCTACAGCATAATAAATTGTATTATTTTCTAATACCATTAAACTTGGGTGTTCAGTAGCAGGAAAAATAATTTCAGATTGAACAGTATTATTACTAGTGTTTATTTTTGTAATTGAAGCTATAGTCTCATCACCTGTCCAAGCTGCTTTTCCTTCACATAAAACCACTAAAAAATTATTATTATCAATAAACATTTCGTCTGGTCTTTCGTTCACCGAAATTTCTTCTACATTATCTGTAGCAATATCAATTACAGAGATTATATTATTTGAACCCCAAGCACCTTGATGAGAAACATATAATTTTCCGTTACTTTCTATAATTCTCTCCGGACCAACACCAATATTTATTTTCTTGATAAAATCATAACTAGTAAGGTCGTAAACAGCTACAAAAGCTCCAGTAAGTCCCCAGTTTGTAACATATGCTTTGTCATCTGCAACTGTCATAAACCTAGGAGTTGCTAGTTCTTCAGTAATTGTAGCTTCTTTTACAAATGAATATCTATCTACAACTGTCACTGTATTCTGGTTATCTACAACAATAAAAGCTCTTTCGTTATCAAAAGCCATCGATTGTAAATTAGTTGATAGTTCACTTGAATTTACCTTTTTGTAAATTAAGTTTTCTACTGTTTCAAAATCATCAGATATAAAAGAAACAGAACCTGTACTTGCAGTACCACTACCTTCACCACTAATTAACACTCCATTTTCATAATCACCTCTTGGTGTACTTGATGAATCGCTTGTACATGAAGCAAATGCCATTGCTCCGAATACTAATATTGCTAGTAATTTATTAATTCTCATTGTTTAAAATTTATAGTTTATATTTAAATTAAAGTTTCTATTAGGCATTGGTCTTCTTGGTTGTGTTAGATAATTTTTATTGAACACATTATTAATTTTAAAACCAACGCTAATTTCTTTTTTTATACTTTTTATTATTTTATAATCTCCTCCAAAGTTCGCTACATAAAAACTAGGAAGTATAAAATCTTTAGAATTACTTTCTGTAGTAAAAATTTCTCCTGTAAATAATTGTTGATAGAAAAAACTAATTTTTTTATGAGAATACCCAAAACTTCCATTAAATAAATGTTTTGGTTTAAAAATCAATAATTTGTTAGTGTCTTTATCTCTAGCCTCTGTATAACTATAGTTCGCTGTAAAATCAAAAAAATGATTGTTATAGTCTTTAGCATAAGAAAGACTCAATTCTACTCCTTTGTTTACGGCACTAGAAATATTTATTGGCGTCCATACACCTGGTCTAGTAGCATCTCCACTTGGTGTCCAAACAATTTTATCTTTAGCTGAGATGTAGAACACGCCTAAATCTGCAGAAAATTTATTTTTCTTATAATTTACAGCAAACTCACCTTGAACTGCTGTTTCTGGAATTAACTTGGTGTTTCCTTGACCAGGCCAATACAAATCTTCATAACTTGGTACTCTATAATTTTTAGAAGCATTCGCTCTAAGTGACAAATTTTCATGCGTTTTAACTTTCATTCCTAAAGAATAACTGTTAGGAACATCATAATCAGAGTTAAAGTCTTTTCTCACTTTTAAATCAAAGAAAACTATATTTAAAATATTTTGATTATAAATTAATGATTGTGAAAATTGTCTCCTATTTTTCTCTATAATTTGATCCGTTTTACCAAAAACAGATTCATACTCAGAATAGGATGTAATTTTCGCATTTATTGATGAAAATTTATAAGCTACATCATAATTAATCAAATAACGTTT
Encoded here:
- a CDS encoding TonB-dependent receptor plug domain-containing protein, giving the protein MKKLLLFITFFITHAILAQNDSIRNVLKEIVIVADKKIENSKGYKVQVLNDSIITKNTESFTSLLRFNSLIYLKEYGAGGTSTASFRGTSSSNTAVVWNGININSVNNGQTGFNSMTVSLFDAIDVRSGGGSIEYGSGAVGGTIHLNDQLLFNSKKVIENQFVGSIGSFSSYNSLYKFKISTEKLALKLGMSYNESENDYKLLGTDFKNFNGAYNNFNVSVGLAYKFNSKAQLKFYSTSYVSSRLFSGELPNPTGANDKYKNFNNRNLLVYNYNQDKFNHELKLAFLTQEYQYFDNKLVDEFNFGKSKRYLINYDVAYKFSSINAKITSYSEYESVFGKTDQIIEKNRRQFSQSLIYNQNILNIVFFDLKVRKDFNSDYDVPNSYSLGMKVKTHENLSLRANASKNYRVPSYEDLYWPGQGNTKLIPETAVQGEFAVNYKKNKFSADLGVFYISAKDKIVWTPSGDATRPGVWTPINISSAVNKGVELSLSYAKDYNNHFFDFTANYSYTEARDKDTNKLLIFKPKHLFNGSFGYSHKKISFFYQQLFTGEIFTTESNSKDFILPSFYVANFGGDYKIIKSIKKEISVGFKINNVFNKNYLTQPRRPMPNRNFNLNINYKF